Proteins encoded in a region of the Zea mays cultivar B73 chromosome 2, Zm-B73-REFERENCE-NAM-5.0, whole genome shotgun sequence genome:
- the LOC103646122 gene encoding uncharacterized protein, with protein sequence MLPAVAAASPGLSHLPRYHHLGRRFHLRRHRLLPAIPARLSCGATHARRLLLAGAFAKGEGSSGQDVDHSAGATNSGSAYLGLFVRLLGLDNDTRDREHAVCTLYQYSLGGRKSIDEIMQFPGCIVLIISLLKSESILACEAATGLLRNITSVHIYRKMAGESGAMEEIINLLCKSTITPKILEQCLCTIWNFSIDEKWRYKVLKSDVLMKIVGYLDEEDIQVKEAAGGIISNLALSSSSHGALVEVGVIPKLVHLLQTKEDDYKIIRKEAKSSLIQLATDDCYYSLIIEEGLVRVPLVGSAAYKAFKPLPHSWPSFPDGSKIQRSSHPSKYGATELLLGLSVNENDTKPDEAKINAMIGRSNQQFLARVGAIELDDQGQEESGSEKNDMYTILPWVDGVARLVLILGLEDVSAIKKAARAMGDASINEHMRTSFKEAGAVKPLLQLLKHKDVHVREAGAYALEKLCVSATVCHNIKTEGGLELLVNIVKDRHTPVELLEKIIYILSRMFDMGICMVAVPDTEGYKDSENSAKTSVNQEMSSELIFDFDAISHLTEVLKEASPRLQAKVCCVLDHIAASEQHATAMTAACTGSVIEAILEIGVIHGTRSDSENFEIPSVVIKELSEAVSAAVRLLSKLLNFDLFIRSINGEKITSLLRRTLKSNFPLQSKDCLAACLIKLESRAGLSGDHGVSSIDMEITIYETIPRLIEQMMISLSFENKRSAVIELNKIISGGVLEYTRAVADSGGIFPLVKMLEEADGDALEAILSILYNLSMDPENHPAIIAAGAVPLLKRIVRTEAPQWSSAIQLLRTLPV encoded by the exons ATGCTGCCGGCGGTCGCCGCTGCATCCCCCGGCCTCTCACATCTGCCGCGCTACCACCACCTTGGCCGTCGCTTTcacctccgccgccaccgccttctacCTGCTATTCCGGCCAGGCTATCGTGTGGGGCCACCCACGCCCGCCGCCTTCTCCTTGCCGGCGCGTTCGCAAAAGGGGAGGGTTCTTCAGGACAG GATGTTGATCACTCTGCTGGTGCCACAAATTCTGGGTCTGCATACCTTGGTCTCTTCGTTCGATTGCTTGGCTTGGATAATGACACCCGTGATAGGGAGCATGCTGTTTGCACACTCTATCAATACTCCCTTGGTGGAAGGAAGAGCATCGATGAGATAATGCAATTCCCTGGTTGTATTGTTCTCATCATTAGCCTCCTGAAATCAGAGTCCATTCTTGCCTGCGAAGCAGCCACAGGTCTTCTGCGTAACATTACGTCAGTTCACATATATAGGAAGATGGCTGGTGAGAGTGGAGCAATGGAAGAAATCATTAATCTTCTCTGTAAATCTACAATAACCCCCAAG ATTCTAGAGCAGTGTTTGTGTACCATTTGGAACTTTTCTATTGATGAAAAATGGAGGTACAAGGTTCTGAAGAGCGATGTCCTAATGAAGATTGTTGGTTACCTGGATGAAGAAGACATACAAGTCAAAGAAGCCGCTGGTGGTATCATATCAAATTTAGCTTTGAGTTCCTCTAGTCATGGAGCTTTGGTTGAAGTAGGCGTCATCCCAAAATTG GTTCATCTTTTGCAAACCAAAGAAGATGACTATAAGATTATTAGAAAGGAAGCTAAAAGTTCACTAATACAGCTGGCCACTGATGATTGTTACTACAGCCTTATAATAGAGGAGGGTCTAGTTCGGGTTCCTTTGGTTGGCTCAGCTGCATATAAAGCCTTTAAACCTCTCCCTCATTCATGGCCCTCTTTTCCTGATGGCTCTAAGATTCAGCGGAGTTCTCATCCCTCAAAGTACGGTGCTACCGAACTGCTCCTTGGCTTGAGTGTCAATGAGAACGATACAAAACCAGATGAAGCTAAAATTAATGCTATGATAGGACGTTCTAATCAGCAATTCCTTGCACGTGTTGGAGCTATTGAGTTGGATGATCAAGGACAAGAGGAATCTGGATCTGAAAAGAATGACATGTATACCATTTTGCCATGGGTAGATGGTGTTGCACGGTTAGTTTTAATCCTTGGACTTGAAGATGTCTCTGCAATCAAAAAGGCTGCTAGAGCAATGGGTGATGCATCAATAAATGAACATATGCGTACCTCATTCAAGGAAGCTGGGGCTGTTAAACCTCTACTTCAGCTGCTCAAGCACAAAGATGTACATGTTAGAGAAGCTGGTGCTTATGCGTTGGAAAAATTATGTGTAAG TGCCACAGTCTGCCATAATATCAAAACAGAAGGTGGACTAGAATTGCTTGTAAATATAGTCAAGGATCGACATACTCCAGTAGAACTACTAGAGAAG ATAATTTATATACTTTCTCGAATGTTTGACATGGGGATTTGCATGGTTGCTGTG CCGGATACTGAAGGTTATAAGGATAGTGAAAACAGTGCAAAGACATCTGTTAACCAAGAGATGTCCAG CGAGTTGATCTTTGATTTTGATGCTATCTCACACTTAACGGAAGTTCTAAAGGAAGCATCGCCAAGGTTGCAAGCAAAAGTCTGTTGTGTACTTGACCATATAGCAGCTTCGGAGCAACATGCCACCGCAATGACTGCTGCTTGCACTGGTTCAGTAATTGAAGCTATTCTTGAAATAGGGGTTATTCATG GGACCAGAAGTGACTCTGAGAACTTTGAAATTCCTAGTGTAGTTATAAAAGAACTCAGTGAGGCTGTGTCTGCAGCTGTGAGGTTACTCTCAAAGTTATTGAACTTTGATCTTTTCATCCGCAGCATAAACGGTGAAAAAATCACTTCTTTGCTAAGAAGAACGCTCAAATCAAATTTCCCCCTTCAGTCAAAGGATTGTCTTGCGGCATGCCTCATTAAGCTAGAATCCAGAGCTGGCTTATCAGGAGATCATGGTGTTAGTAGTATAGATATGGAGATAACTATCTATGAGACTATTCCAAGGCTAATTGAGCAAATGATGATATCACTTTCGTTTGAAAATAAAAGAAGTGCTGTAATAGAGCTCAACAAGATAATATCTGGTGGTGTGCTGGAATATACAAGAGCAGTGGCAGATTCTGGAGGCATATTTCCACTGGTGAAAATGCTTGAAGAGGCGGATGGAGATGCACTGGAGGCTATCTTATCTATCTTATATAATCTGAGCATGGATCCAGAGAATCACCCAGCAATAATTGCTGCTGGAGCAGTGCCTCTGTTGAAGCGGATTGTTCGTACAGAAGCCCCACAATGGAGTAGTGCAATTCAGCTGTTGAGAACATTGCCTGTATGA